Proteins from a single region of Bos indicus x Bos taurus breed Angus x Brahman F1 hybrid chromosome 29, Bos_hybrid_MaternalHap_v2.0, whole genome shotgun sequence:
- the FZD4 gene encoding frizzled-4 gives MAWRGAGPRVLGGPGGVGLSPRLLLLLLLLVEPVRGFGDEEERRCDPIRISMCQNLGYNVTKMPNLVGHELQTDAELQLTTFTPLIQYGCSSQLQFFLCSVYVPMCTEKVNIPIGPCGGMCLSVKRRCEPVLKEFGFAWPESLNCSKFPPQNDHNHMCMEGPGDEEVPLPHKTPIQPGEECHSVGTNSDQYIWVKRSLNCVLKCGYDAGLYSRSAKEFTDVWMAVWASLCFISTAFTVLTFLIDSSRFSYPERPIIFLSMCYNIYSIAYIVRLTVGRERISCDFEEAAEPVLIQEGLKNTGCAIIFLLMYFFGMASSIWWVILTLTWFLAAGLKWGHEAIEMHSSYFHIAAWAIPAVKTIVILIMRLVDADELTGLCYVGNQNLDALTGFVVAPLFTYLVIGTLFIAAGLVALFKIRSNLQKDGTKTDKLERLMVKIGVFSVLYTVPATCVIACYFYEISNWALFRYSADDSNMAVEMLKIFMSLLVGITSGMWIWSAKTLHTWQKCSNRLVNSGKVKREKRGNGWVKPGRGNETVV, from the exons ATGGCCTGGCGGGGCGCAGGGCCGCGCGTCCTGGGGGGCCCCGGGGGCGTCGGGCTCAGTCCacggctgttgctgctgctgctactgctcgtGGAGCCGGTGCGGGGCTTCGGGGACGAGGAGGAGAGGCGCTGCGACCCCATCCGCATCTCCATGTGCCAGAACTTGGGCTACAACGTGACCAAGATGCCCAACCTGGTGGGGCACGAGCTGCAGACGGACGCCGAGCTGCAGCTGACCACATTCACGCCGCTCATCCAGTACGGCTGCTCCAGCCAGCTGCAG TTCTTCCTTTGTTCCGTGTATGTGCCCATGTGCACAGAGAAGGTCAACATCCCCATCGGGCCCTGCGGCGGGATGTGCCTTTCTGTCAAGAGACGCTGCGAGCCTGTGCTGAAGGAGTTTGGCTTTGCCTGGCCGGAGAGCCTAAACTGCAGCAAATTCCCGCCCCAGAACGACCACAACCACATGTGCATGGAAGGGCCAGGTGATGAGGAAGTGCCCTTGCCTCACAAAACCCCCATCCAGCCTGGGGAAGAGTGCCACTCCGTGGGAACCAACTCGGATCAGTACATCTGGGTGAAAAGGAGCCTGAACTGTGTTCTCAAGTGTGGCTACGACGCTGGCTTGTACAGCCGCTCGGCCAAGGAGTTCACCGACGTCTGGATGGCCGTGTGggccagcctgtgcttcatctcCACCGCCTTCACTGTGCTCACCTTCCTGATTGATTCTTCCAGGTTTTCCTACCCAGAGCGCCCCATCATCTTTCTCAGTATGTGCTATAATATTTATAGCATTGCTTATATTGTCAGGCTGACTGTAGGCCGGGAAAGGATATCCTGCGATTTTGAAGAGGCAGCAGAACCTGTTCTCATTCAAGAAGGCCTTAAGAACACAGGATGTGCAATCATTTTCTTGCTGATGTACTTTTTTGGAATGGCCAGTTCCATCTGGTGGGTTATTCTGACGCTCACTTGGTTTTTGGCAGCGGGACTCAAATGGGGTCATGAAGCCATCGAAATGCACAGCTCTTATTTCCACATCGCAGCCTGGGCCATCCCCGCGGTGAAAACCATTGTCATCTTGATTATGAGACTGGTGGACGCAGATGAGCTGACTGGCCTGTGCTACGTGGGGAACCAGAACCTGGATGCACTCACGGGCTTTGTGGTGGCCCCGCTGTTCACCTACCTGGTGATTGGGACTTTGTTCATTGCTGCGGGGTTGGTGGCCTTGTTCAAAATTCGGTCGAATCTTCAAAAGGATGGGACGAAGACAGACAAGTTGGAAAGGCTGATGGTGAAGATCGGGGTCTTCTCGGTCCTGTACACAGTGCCTGCAACCTGCGTGATTGCCTGTTATTTCTATGAAATCTCCAACTGGGCGCTTTTCCGGTATTCCGCAGATGACTCCAACATGGCAGTGGAAATGTTGAAAATCTTTATGTCTTTGCTGGTGGGCATCACTTCAGGCATGTGGATTTGGTCTGCCAAAACTCTGCACACGTGGCAGAAGTGTTCCAACAGATTGGTGAATTCTGGGAaggtaaagagagagaaaagagggaatgGCTGGGTGAAGCCTGGGAGAGGTAATGAGACTGTGGTATAA